A segment of the Gemmatimonadales bacterium genome:
ACACGTCGGGCGTCCACATGTGGAACGGCACGGCGGCCACCTTGAAGCCGAAGCCCACCAGCAGCAGCGCGAGGCCGGCGAGCAGCATCGGGTGGTGCTCGAGCTGCAGCGGCCCGATCTGAGCCGCGATCAGGTACAGCTTGGTCGTGCCGGTGGCCCCGTACAGCAGCGCGATGCCATACAGCAGGAACGCGGAGGCGAACGCCCCGAGCAGGAAGTACTTCAGCGCCGCCTCCCCGCCGACCGGGCTGCGGCGGTCGATCCCGGAGAGGACGTATACCGAGATGGACATCAGCTCGAGGCCGAGGAAAAGCACGAACAGGTCCTCGCCGCCGGCGAGCAGCATCATCCCCACGGTCGCGAACAGGATCAGCACGTGGTACTCGGGGATCCGGATCCCCTCGCGCTCGAGGTAGTCGACCGACAGCAGGATCGCCAGGGCGGCCGCGAGCAGGACGATGAGGTCCACCGCGTAGCGGAACGGATCGAGCGCCAGGCTGGTGGGGAGTCCCACGACGCGGGCACCCGAGGCCCACAGCCACACCGTGGCGGCCGCGGCGAGCGCGAGGCCGGCTAGGGCCAGCATCCCGGACCGCCGCTGGGCTCCCGGCTCCCGGTGGTGCCAGGCGGCGTCGAGGAGCAGCAGCATCGCCCAGACCGTGAGCACGACCTCGGGGAGGGCGGCCTGCAACAGGCCCGCGGCGCGATCCAGATCGAGCGGCATGGCTACGGGAGCCTCGCGCCCGTGGCGGCGCTGTCGCGGGACGAAGGCGCTGCGCGCGCCGCCCGCACGAGCCCGGCCGGTGCCGCCAGTGCCACCACGCTGGAGGAGGCTGCGTCCGGCGACGCCGTCGTTGCGTGCGCCGCCCGCACGGATTCGCGGGCTGCCGCCTCGGCCACCGCGGGCGCCGAGCGGCCGTGCACCGCCGCGATGAACTGCCGCGCCGACGGCTCCATGCGCCGCAGCACCGGGCCGGGCGCGAGCCCGAGCCACAGGATCACGGCCACCAGCGGCACCAGCACGCCCCACTCCCGGCCGGTGAGGTCGGTCAGCTCACGGTTCTCGGGCTTGTCGAGCTTGTAGTAGATCACGCGCTGCAGCGCCCACAGCAGGTAGGCCGCCGCGAAGATCACGCCGGTCGCGGCGATCGCGGCCGCGACGGGATGGGTGCGGAACGTCCCCAGCAGCACCAGGAACTCCCCCACGAAGCCGTTGGTGCCCGGCAGCCCGATCGACGACAGGCTCACCAGCGTCAGCACCGCCGCGTAGGCGGGCACCACCCTGGCGATGCCGCCGAAGTCGGCCACCAGCCGGCTGTGCCGGCGCTCGTAGATCATGCCCACCAGGAAGAACAGCGCGCCGGTCGAGATCCCGTGGTTGATCATGACCATCAGCGCGCCCTGGACGCTCTGGACCGTGAGCGCCCAGATGCCGAGGACCACGAAGCCGAGGTGGCTCACCGACGAGTAGGCGATCAGCTTCTTGAAGTCGGGCTGCACCATCGCCACCAGGGCGCCGTAGATGATGCCCACCACCGCCAGGGTCACCACGATCGCGCTCACGGTCCGCTGCATGGCGACGGCCGGGAACAGCGGCAGCGCGAACCGCAGGAAGCCGTACGTCCCCATCTTGAGCAGGATCCCGGCCAGGATCACCGAGCCCGCCGTGGGCGCCTCGACGTGCGCGTCGGGCAGCCAGGTGTGGAACGGGACCATCGGCACCTTGATCGCGAACGCCAGGAAGAAGGCCCCGAACAGCCAGAACTGGGTCGAGACCGGCAGCGTCGCGTAGCGCAGCACGTGCTCGTAGGCGAAGGAGTACAGCCCGCCGGCCGAGCGCCCCGCGTTGAAGTACAGCACCAGGATCGCCACCAGCATCAGCAGCGAGCCGAGGAAGGTGTAGATGAAGAACTTGATGCTCGCGTACAGCCGTCCCTTGCCGCCCCAGATCCCGATGATGAAGTACATCGGGATCAGCATCATCTCCCAGAACACGTAGAACAGGAACAGGTCGGTGGCGACGAACACGCCGAGCATCCCGGTCTCCAGCAC
Coding sequences within it:
- a CDS encoding NADH-quinone oxidoreductase subunit M produces the protein MIALLASLHYARWALSALLLIPLVGALAIWPAQASAARRIALWVAVVEFVVSLGLWWAYDPAMTGMQVGGWLPWIPAWGITYRVGIDGISLFMVLLTTFLMPLAVLGSWSGITRREKGYYALLLVLETGMLGVFVATDLFLFYVFWEMMLIPMYFIIGIWGGKGRLYASIKFFIYTFLGSLLMLVAILVLYFNAGRSAGGLYSFAYEHVLRYATLPVSTQFWLFGAFFLAFAIKVPMVPFHTWLPDAHVEAPTAGSVILAGILLKMGTYGFLRFALPLFPAVAMQRTVSAIVVTLAVVGIIYGALVAMVQPDFKKLIAYSSVSHLGFVVLGIWALTVQSVQGALMVMINHGISTGALFFLVGMIYERRHSRLVADFGGIARVVPAYAAVLTLVSLSSIGLPGTNGFVGEFLVLLGTFRTHPVAAAIAATGVIFAAAYLLWALQRVIYYKLDKPENRELTDLTGREWGVLVPLVAVILWLGLAPGPVLRRMEPSARQFIAAVHGRSAPAVAEAAARESVRAAHATTASPDAASSSVVALAAPAGLVRAARAAPSSRDSAATGARLP